A region of Lycium barbarum isolate Lr01 chromosome 1, ASM1917538v2, whole genome shotgun sequence DNA encodes the following proteins:
- the LOC132638801 gene encoding polygalacturonase inhibitor-like, whose protein sequence is MKMNSSFLPIILLSLFLFLSFPSFSLSVRCNPKDKQVLLQIKKDLGNPYHLASWDPNTDCCYWYVVKCDRKTNRINALTVFQANISGQIPAAVGDLPYLEILQFHHITNLTGTIQPTIAKLTNLKQLRLSFTNLTGQIPEFLSQLRNLTLLELNYNQFTGTIPSSFSQLPNLLAIHLDRNKLTGQIPESFGKFKGGQIPELYLSHNSLTGPVPRSLGDLNFTRLDFSRNKLEGDVSFLFGKNKTIQDIDLSRNTLEFDISKLEFPESLTSLDLNHNKIYGRLPEGLKDLELQYLNVSYNRLCGEIPQGGKLQSFDVYSYLHNKCLCGSPLPDCK, encoded by the coding sequence ATGAAAATGAACTCCTCTTTCCTTCCAATAATTCTCCTTTCTCTCTTCCTTTTCCTTTCCTTTCCCTCCTTTTCACTCTCAGTAAGATGCAATCCAAAAGACAAACAAGTCCTTTTACAAATCAAGAAAGACTTGGGCAATCCTTACCACTTAGCCTCATGGGATCCAAACACAGATTGCTGTTACTGGTACGTCGTAAAATGTGACCGGAAAACCAACAGAATAAATGCTCTCACTGTCTTCCAAGCCAATATATCCGGTCAAATACCGGCAGCTGTCGGCGATCTCCCTTATCTTGAAATCTTGCAGTTTCATCATATTACTAATCTCACAGGAACCATTCAACCTACTATTGCTAAGCTCACTAATCTCAAACAGTTAAGACTAAGCTTTACTAATCTCACTGGCCAAATACCTGAATTTCTTAGCCAACTCAGGAATTTAACTTTACTTGAGTTAAATTATAACCAGTTTACTGGAACAATCCCATCATCATTTTCTCAACTACCTAATTTATTAGCAATTCACTTAGACCGTAACAAACTCACTGGACAAATCCCAGAATCATTTGGGAAGTTCAAAGGTGGACAAATCCCTGAACTTTACCTGTCACATAATAGCTTAACAGGACCAGTACCAAGGTCTTTAGGTGATTTGAACTTTACAAGACTTGATTTCTCAAGAAACAAGCTTGAAGGTGATGTTTCTTTCTTGTTTGGGAAGAACAAGACAATTCAGGATATCGATTTGTCCAGGAATACATTGGAGTTTGATATTTCCAAATTGGAGTTCCCTGAGAGTTTAACATCGTTGGATTTGAACCATAATAAGATTTATGGTAGGTTACCAGAAGGATTGAAAGACTTAGAGTTACAGTATTTGAATGTGAGTTATAATAGGCTTTGTGGAGAGATACCACAAGGTGGGAAGTTGCAGAGCTTTGATGTTTACTCATATTTGCATAACAAATGCCTTTGTGGCTCTCCCTTGCCGGACTGTAAGTAA